A section of the Adhaeribacter radiodurans genome encodes:
- a CDS encoding YihY/virulence factor BrkB family protein codes for MGIKYKPTWRLIKLTFQEFAQDRPLDYAAIIGFYTIFSLPAVLIIMIRIAGAAFGQEAVRGEVVDQISGIVGRNSAEQIQSIIENASLSSSGTFSTIVGVCTMAFTATTVFVALQDALNTMWEVKAKPGKSWVKLIISRLLSLAMVVSLGFLLLVSLSIEVILGLLNDYIQQAFSGIAVYFVIAGNQFVSLLISTVIFATIFKVLPDAKIRWTNVWVGAVVTAVLFVIGKYGINIYLQYEPLGDTYGAAGSVVILLVWVYYTSIILLLGAEFTQVYSRENDKGIQAAEYAVKVQQHEIEKDT; via the coding sequence ATGGGTATAAAATATAAACCAACTTGGAGATTAATTAAACTTACTTTTCAGGAATTTGCCCAAGATAGACCTTTAGACTACGCGGCCATTATTGGCTTTTATACCATTTTTTCTTTGCCGGCAGTACTCATTATTATGATTCGGATAGCGGGAGCTGCATTTGGTCAGGAAGCTGTTCGGGGGGAAGTAGTAGACCAAATTAGTGGCATTGTGGGCCGCAATAGTGCGGAGCAAATTCAAAGTATTATTGAAAATGCTAGTTTATCTTCCTCCGGCACTTTTAGTACTATAGTAGGTGTATGCACCATGGCTTTTACCGCCACTACCGTATTTGTGGCTTTACAAGATGCCCTAAATACTATGTGGGAGGTAAAAGCTAAACCGGGGAAGAGTTGGGTTAAATTGATAATTAGCCGGCTTCTTTCCTTAGCCATGGTAGTCAGTTTGGGTTTCTTGTTGCTGGTATCTCTATCAATCGAAGTTATTCTGGGGCTTTTGAACGATTATATCCAACAAGCTTTTTCCGGTATTGCCGTCTACTTCGTAATAGCAGGTAACCAGTTTGTATCCCTTTTAATTAGTACGGTAATCTTTGCTACTATTTTTAAAGTCTTACCCGATGCCAAAATACGTTGGACGAATGTATGGGTAGGAGCCGTTGTTACTGCCGTCCTTTTTGTTATTGGGAAATATGGAATCAATATCTATTTGCAATATGAGCCGCTAGGTGATACCTACGGAGCTGCTGGTTCAGTGGTAATACTGTTGGTTTGGGTGTATTATACTTCTATTATTTTACTGCTCGGAGCGGAATTTACGCAAGTATATTCCCGGGAAAATGACAAAGGAATACAAGCCGCTGAGTATGCCGTTAAAGTACAACAACATGAGATTGAAAAAGACACTTAA
- a CDS encoding cation:proton antiporter, whose translation MNSLELFSLIISLSAVLAYLNIKVLKLPGTIGLMILALLLSLVILLAGSVAPEGITFIQKNLTQLNFSRFLLDFMLGFLLFAGALHTDIEKLRRVRRPIIVFATVGTLISTFLVGSLLYLLFPFLYQPVAYIYCLLFGALISPTDPIAVLSILKKAGIAESVETSITGESLFNDGVGVVIFLTFFNFARQGASEIEPIEILELLLTEVGGGLLLGLLLGYVVFRMLKSIDHYQTEVLLTLALVMGGTVLAPLFHFSGPLAMVVAGLFIGNKGALEAMSKTTNDYIHKFWEMIDEIMNAILFVLIGLELVIIPIHRAYIYVGLISIALIILVRYVSLMAPSFVFRFKERYSASTLVIMTWGGLRGGISIALALSLETEMERNLIVSITYIVVLFSIIVQGLTLSKVVQKLT comes from the coding sequence GTGAATTCATTAGAGCTGTTCTCCCTGATTATTTCCTTATCGGCCGTTCTGGCTTATCTAAATATTAAGGTTTTAAAACTACCGGGTACCATTGGACTGATGATATTGGCGTTGCTGTTATCACTGGTGATATTATTAGCTGGAAGCGTTGCCCCGGAAGGAATAACTTTTATTCAGAAAAACTTAACCCAGCTTAATTTCTCTCGTTTTTTATTAGACTTTATGTTGGGCTTCTTGCTTTTTGCCGGAGCGCTCCACACTGATATTGAAAAATTACGCCGGGTCCGTCGCCCTATTATTGTTTTTGCTACTGTGGGCACCTTGATTTCTACTTTTCTGGTGGGATCTTTACTTTACTTATTATTTCCCTTTCTTTATCAGCCCGTCGCTTATATTTACTGTCTTTTGTTTGGTGCCCTTATTTCCCCTACTGATCCGATTGCCGTTTTATCTATCTTAAAAAAAGCAGGTATTGCTGAATCTGTAGAAACCAGCATCACCGGGGAATCTTTGTTTAACGATGGAGTAGGAGTAGTCATATTTCTAACATTTTTTAATTTTGCCCGTCAAGGAGCCAGTGAGATAGAGCCCATTGAAATTTTAGAATTATTGCTTACTGAAGTGGGCGGAGGCCTTTTATTAGGTTTGCTGCTCGGTTATGTGGTCTTCCGCATGCTGAAGTCCATCGACCATTACCAAACAGAAGTACTATTGACTTTAGCGCTGGTCATGGGCGGTACAGTTTTAGCTCCACTTTTTCATTTTTCTGGTCCTTTAGCCATGGTGGTAGCTGGTTTATTTATCGGGAACAAAGGCGCCCTCGAAGCTATGTCCAAGACCACCAACGATTACATTCATAAATTCTGGGAAATGATCGATGAGATCATGAATGCTATTTTGTTTGTCTTAATTGGTCTAGAATTGGTCATTATTCCTATTCATCGGGCGTACATTTATGTTGGCCTGATTTCTATTGCCCTGATTATTTTAGTTAGGTATGTATCGCTAATGGCACCTTCTTTTGTTTTTCGCTTTAAGGAGAGATACTCGGCCAGTACATTAGTAATTATGACTTGGGGCGGGTTGCGAGGAGGCATTTCTATCGCACTTGCTCTTTCGCTGGAGACGGAAATGGAGCGTAATCTCATTGTTTCCATCACCTACATAGTGGTTCTTTTTTCAATAATTGTGCAAGGGCTAACCTTAAGTAAAGTAGTTCAAAAATTAACCTGA
- a CDS encoding DUF2254 domain-containing protein produces MKNYLTKWLKSQINRTITSIAFFPAITALSFLLLSWVMLEFDYSETGKSIKAHWQWLRLKDADTARNIISTVASGIISLTVFSFSMVMIVLNQAASQLSNRTLDKLIGNRFQQIVLGFYIGTIVYALFLLSTIRDIDSGVHVPALSTYLLIFFTVLDIFLFIYFLHYITQSVKYETIIDRIYKQTKEVLTKDCPLSTSTKFINIQSDGFTINAPVSGVFQGFERKSLVKICEQENIIISFLYPNGTYVLENTPLLVIHINSSISPELEESISVTLDIQPGEVIDKNYYYGFRQLMEVAIKALSPGINDPGTAVLSLHALTDLLAYRAQHFPETNFEDVKGVVRIYTKEKSFGEIFSSCILPIWDYGKNDRLIQQALDQLLNQLEIFNQDSVLQKLQESVRSAIAARTI; encoded by the coding sequence ATGAAAAACTATCTTACTAAATGGCTGAAGTCGCAAATAAACCGAACAATTACCAGCATTGCCTTTTTCCCGGCTATTACTGCGCTCTCATTTTTGCTTCTTTCCTGGGTAATGCTGGAATTTGACTACTCCGAAACGGGTAAAAGCATAAAAGCCCATTGGCAATGGCTTCGCTTGAAAGATGCGGATACCGCTAGAAATATCATTTCAACGGTAGCTAGTGGCATCATCTCCCTTACGGTATTCAGCTTTTCCATGGTGATGATTGTGTTGAACCAAGCGGCTTCTCAACTAAGTAACCGCACCCTGGACAAGCTGATAGGAAACCGATTTCAGCAAATCGTTTTAGGTTTTTACATTGGTACCATTGTTTACGCCTTATTTCTGCTTAGTACCATTCGGGACATCGATTCTGGAGTGCATGTACCTGCCTTGAGTACTTATTTATTGATTTTTTTTACGGTGCTGGATATATTCTTATTCATTTACTTTCTCCATTACATCACGCAATCTGTTAAATACGAAACCATTATTGACCGCATTTATAAGCAAACCAAAGAAGTACTGACCAAAGATTGCCCTTTAAGTACTTCAACCAAATTCATAAACATTCAATCGGATGGATTTACTATCAATGCGCCTGTTTCCGGAGTCTTTCAAGGATTTGAAAGAAAATCTCTTGTAAAAATTTGTGAGCAGGAAAATATCATAATTTCTTTCCTCTATCCAAACGGCACCTACGTCTTAGAAAACACTCCCCTGTTGGTTATCCATATTAATTCTAGTATCTCGCCCGAATTAGAAGAAAGTATTTCGGTTACTCTTGATATTCAGCCGGGAGAAGTTATTGATAAAAATTATTATTATGGGTTTAGGCAGTTAATGGAAGTAGCTATTAAGGCCTTAAGCCCCGGTATTAACGATCCGGGCACGGCGGTACTTAGTTTACATGCCTTAACGGATCTGTTAGCTTATCGGGCTCAGCACTTTCCTGAAACAAATTTTGAGGATGTAAAAGGTGTAGTACGTATTTATACCAAGGAGAAATCCTTTGGAGAAATTTTTTCTAGCTGCATTTTACCTATCTGGGATTATGGAAAAAATGACCGGTTAATCCAGCAAGCGTTGGATCAGCTATTAAATCAACTCGAAATCTTTAATCAAGATTCGGTTCTCCAGAAATTACAAGAGAGTGTCCGATCTGCTATCGCCGCACGTACTATATAA
- a CDS encoding endonuclease/exonuclease/phosphatase family protein produces MKVVKKLTFIVFILISCLLVLITLLSTLYNNTSIWWIKITNFPRQQLLVLGCICILLMPLFIKKWTLFTRILTFAILLSVVIHGWFVVPYTPISKTEVRSYQHKLVKPEDKLALFIANVFMENRNVDALLNIIHNANPDIVFLVETNKWWQQAMQPLHEAYPYAVEYPLDNTYGLLLFSKYRLIDPKVLFLEKPTVPSVHTKVEMPNKRIFMFHGEHPVPPVPSDTYPDNTGQAAGELSKLAQMIKQEQLPAIVAGDFNDVAWSETGKLFRKNSELKDVRSGRWPYNSFNANSVVFRWPLDHIFTNPQFELISIAHLKKFGSDHFPIFVQLVLPKR; encoded by the coding sequence ATGAAAGTTGTAAAGAAGCTCACCTTTATTGTATTTATTCTTATTTCCTGTTTACTCGTTCTTATAACGCTTCTGTCTACGCTTTACAATAACACATCTATTTGGTGGATAAAGATTACCAATTTCCCAAGACAGCAGCTATTAGTATTAGGTTGTATATGCATCCTGCTAATGCCGCTTTTTATAAAAAAATGGACGCTATTTACTCGAATATTAACTTTTGCGATCTTACTATCTGTTGTTATACATGGATGGTTTGTGGTGCCATATACGCCCATATCTAAAACAGAAGTTCGATCTTATCAGCATAAGTTGGTAAAACCTGAAGATAAACTAGCTTTATTCATTGCCAACGTATTCATGGAAAATAGAAATGTGGATGCGCTACTCAACATCATTCATAACGCTAACCCCGATATTGTTTTTTTGGTAGAGACCAATAAATGGTGGCAGCAGGCTATGCAACCTTTACACGAAGCTTATCCTTATGCAGTAGAATACCCGCTGGATAACACATACGGCTTGCTACTATTTTCGAAATACCGGCTGATAGATCCTAAAGTGTTGTTTTTGGAAAAACCAACAGTGCCATCAGTACACACAAAAGTAGAAATGCCAAATAAACGCATTTTCATGTTTCATGGTGAGCATCCCGTTCCACCGGTTCCAAGCGATACATATCCTGATAACACAGGGCAAGCAGCAGGCGAATTAAGTAAATTAGCACAAATGATAAAACAAGAGCAGCTACCAGCTATCGTGGCAGGTGATTTTAATGATGTAGCTTGGTCTGAAACAGGTAAGTTGTTTCGAAAAAACAGCGAATTGAAAGATGTGCGTTCCGGCCGGTGGCCATATAACAGCTTCAATGCAAATTCTGTTGTTTTCCGTTGGCCGCTTGATCACATTTTTACTAATCCCCAATTTGAGCTTATAAGCATTGCACACCTGAAAAAGTTTGGTTCAGACCACTTTCCGATATTTGTGCAGTTGGTATTGCCTAAGAGATAA
- a CDS encoding DUF421 domain-containing protein, giving the protein MFFDNWSQILKILLTGTLAYIAIIVILRVSGKRTLAQMNAFDFIITVALGSTLATAMLSKDTPLAEGLTGLALLVLLQFLVSWTYVRLPFFARLIKSEPRLLFYQGEFKDKVLKEERIEREELLQAARNQGVLSLDEIAAIVLETNGKFSIIKNSSHPDHSTLTNVKKD; this is encoded by the coding sequence ATGTTCTTCGATAATTGGTCGCAAATTCTTAAAATTCTATTAACCGGTACCCTGGCTTATATTGCTATTATTGTAATCCTACGGGTATCGGGTAAGCGCACGCTTGCTCAAATGAATGCCTTTGATTTTATTATAACCGTGGCCTTGGGATCAACCTTAGCTACTGCTATGCTTTCTAAAGACACGCCTTTAGCTGAAGGGTTAACCGGATTAGCTTTATTGGTTTTGCTGCAATTTCTGGTATCCTGGACCTATGTACGTTTACCTTTTTTTGCCAGATTAATAAAGTCGGAGCCTAGATTACTGTTTTACCAGGGTGAATTTAAAGATAAAGTTTTGAAAGAAGAGCGGATAGAGCGGGAAGAATTACTACAAGCTGCCCGAAACCAAGGAGTTCTTTCCCTGGACGAAATAGCAGCCATTGTATTAGAAACAAACGGAAAATTTAGCATTATTAAGAACTCCAGTCATCCAGACCATTCTACCTTAACGAATGTAAAAAAAGACTAG
- a CDS encoding AI-2E family transporter, whose protein sequence is MEQSGNKISSKAAISTFVALLLIALFLLIWHTANFFLLVFGGILFSVLLSSLAYFLHRKTKLNYTISLIAVVLALVIILAGTVLLLAPTVSQQAEELAQSLPQAFQNLKESLSKTSWGKQLLDGMPQKPGKFLSNNKDVLGQLTGVFSSTLSVLANLLIVIITGIYLASSPGSYKNGFVQLFTPSFRNRLSQVLDQCYDTLSNWLLSRFISMIVVGVATAVGLALLGLPLPIVLAIIAAFLNFIPNLGPYLALIPALPLAYLQGPDQALYVFLLYMGIQTIEGYILTPMLDKKLVSMPPALLLFGQVLLGLLVGITGILLASPIIAVLLVLVKELYIKDYLEKNK, encoded by the coding sequence ATGGAGCAATCTGGCAATAAGATATCTTCCAAAGCCGCTATCAGCACTTTCGTAGCTTTACTCCTGATTGCACTTTTTTTGCTCATCTGGCATACGGCTAATTTCTTTCTACTGGTTTTTGGCGGAATCTTGTTCAGTGTTTTGTTAAGCTCTTTGGCTTACTTCCTGCACCGGAAAACAAAGCTGAATTACACCATCTCCTTGATTGCTGTAGTATTAGCCTTAGTCATCATACTGGCCGGTACGGTTTTGCTCTTAGCACCCACTGTGAGCCAGCAAGCCGAAGAACTTGCGCAATCTTTGCCGCAGGCTTTTCAAAATTTAAAAGAAAGTCTTTCTAAAACCAGTTGGGGTAAGCAACTACTGGATGGTATGCCCCAAAAACCAGGTAAGTTTTTATCTAACAATAAAGATGTGCTAGGGCAGCTAACCGGCGTTTTCTCTTCTACGCTTAGTGTGCTGGCAAATTTACTGATCGTGATTATAACGGGTATTTACCTGGCCTCCAGCCCGGGCAGTTATAAAAATGGGTTTGTCCAGCTATTCACTCCTTCCTTCCGGAATCGGCTGAGTCAGGTATTAGACCAATGTTATGATACGTTAAGTAATTGGTTGTTGAGCCGGTTTATATCCATGATAGTGGTGGGGGTAGCTACGGCGGTTGGTTTAGCCTTGCTCGGATTACCTTTACCCATTGTGCTGGCCATAATAGCCGCTTTCCTGAACTTTATACCCAATCTGGGACCATACCTAGCTTTAATTCCAGCTTTGCCCTTAGCCTATCTGCAAGGTCCGGATCAGGCGTTATATGTGTTCTTGTTGTATATGGGTATTCAAACCATTGAAGGCTATATTTTAACCCCCATGCTGGACAAGAAACTGGTTTCGATGCCCCCCGCTTTGCTCTTATTTGGGCAGGTATTATTAGGACTATTGGTCGGGATAACGGGTATATTGCTGGCATCTCCCATTATTGCGGTGCTACTGGTACTTGTAAAAGAACTCTACATTAAAGATTATCTGGAAAAGAACAAATAG
- a CDS encoding potassium channel family protein: MRFIVVGLGYFGSSLSIKLTEMGHEVIGVDHDMKKVSLHKNQITHTVCMDAKDIEALRTLPLADTDVVIVGIGEDFGGSVMAVANFKQLKVNKLISRSISPLHQTVLEAIGVDRIIRPEQEYADRLAKSLDMRGFIDSFDITEDYNIIEATVPPRLVGKTIEEVKFRKKYNINVLTIIRMQQTTNIFGKPHTKPVAVGVIAPDTILEPEDILVLFGNLNDIEKILAY, from the coding sequence ATGAGATTTATAGTAGTAGGTTTAGGCTATTTTGGTTCTTCTCTATCCATTAAGTTAACGGAAATGGGACACGAAGTAATTGGGGTGGATCATGATATGAAAAAAGTCAGTCTGCATAAAAATCAAATAACGCATACCGTGTGTATGGATGCTAAAGATATAGAGGCTTTACGCACCTTGCCCTTGGCAGATACCGACGTGGTAATTGTGGGGATAGGAGAAGATTTTGGCGGCTCCGTGATGGCTGTAGCTAATTTTAAGCAATTAAAAGTAAATAAATTAATTAGCCGGTCTATTTCTCCGTTACACCAAACGGTACTCGAAGCAATCGGGGTGGATCGGATTATTCGACCGGAACAGGAATATGCCGACCGATTGGCCAAGAGCCTGGATATGCGCGGGTTTATTGATTCTTTTGATATTACTGAGGATTATAACATTATTGAGGCCACCGTGCCTCCTCGGTTAGTTGGTAAAACGATCGAGGAAGTAAAGTTTCGTAAAAAATATAATATTAATGTACTTACTATTATCCGGATGCAGCAAACTACCAACATCTTTGGTAAACCTCATACCAAACCCGTAGCAGTAGGGGTGATCGCACCGGATACTATTTTAGAGCCCGAGGATATACTGGTTCTGTTTGGTAATTTAAATGATATAGAAAAAATACTAGCTTATTAA